One Dermatophagoides farinae isolate YC_2012a chromosome 1, ASM2471394v1, whole genome shotgun sequence genomic region harbors:
- the Rpn10 gene encoding regulatory particle non-ATPase 10, translated as MVLESTIVCVDNSEFMRNGDFVPSRLQAQQDAVSLVCHAKLRSNPENNVALLTMAGNPQVLTTLTTDVGRVLGKLHQVQISGEANLLTGIKIAHLALKHRQGKNHKMRIVAFIGSPVETEERELIKIAKKLKKEKVNVDIVNFGEEISNTDKLYAFIKVLEGTSSHMVTVPSGSLLSDALFSSPVILGEDGSGAAGLGGTGFEFGIDPNEDPELALALRVSMEEQRQRQEEEARQQAAATSASGGQSSGEQSSSTAITNTTTTSSSSANNDASKTVNTKNSNETAKTTTTAAGGGGSNEEEMLEKALAMSLEPMDSEPVDVSRMTEDEQIQYAMQMSLQASSSSNKNDTNKDDNSAKNKKDKEEPMDTDDSNDKK; from the exons atggttCTTGAAAGTACAATCGTTTG cgTGGATAACAGTGAATTTATGCGTAATGGTGATTTTGTACCATCACGATTACAAGCACAACAAGATGCCGTATCACTTGTTTGCCATGCTAAACTACGATCAAATCCAGAGAACAATGTAGCATTGTTAACTATGGCCGGTAATCCGCAGGTGTTGACCACATTAACCACCGATGTTGGACGTGTTCTTGGTAAATTACATCAAGTACAAATATCTGGTGAAGCAAATCTATTGACTGGTATTAAGATTGCTCATCTTGCATTGAAACATCGACAaggaaaaaatcataaaatgcGAATCGTAGCATTTATTGGATCACCAGTTGAAACCGAGGAAAGAGAATTGATCAAGATTgctaaaaaattgaaaaaagaaaaagtcaATGTTGATATTGTTAATTTTGGTGAAGAAATATCGAACACAGATAAGCTATATGCTTTTATCAAAGTATTGGAAGGTACATCATCACATATGGTTACAGTACCATCTGGTTCATTACTGTCGGATGCATTGTTCAGTTCACCAGTTATACTTGGCGAAGATGGTTCAGGTGCAGCTGGTCTTGGTGGTACTGGCTTTGAATTTGGTATCGATCCAAATGAAGATCCAGAATTAGCATTGGCCTTAAGAGTTTCAATGGAagaacaacgacaacgacaagaAGAGGAAGCTAGACAACAAGCAGCTGCAACATCAGCTTCAGGTGGACAATCTTCAGGTGAACAAAGTTCATCCACGGCCAttaccaacaccaccactacatcatcatcttcagcAAATAATGATGCCTCGAAAACtgtgaatacaaaaaattcaaatgaaacagcgaaaactactactactgctgctggtggtggtggttctaatgaagaagaaatgtTGGAAAAAGCATTGGCCATGTCATTGGAACCAATGGATTCTGAACCAGTGGATGTTTCACGTATGACCGAAGATGAACAGATACAATATGCAATGCAAATGAGTTTacaagcatcatcatcatccaacaaGAATGATACGaataaagatgataattcagctaaaaacaaaaaagataaaGAAGAACCAATGGATACGGATGATTCCAATGacaagaaatga
- the RpL26 gene encoding ribosomal protein L26 produces the protein MAKMNKLISSSRRKARKRHFNAPSHIRRRIMSSPLSKDLRQKYGVRSMPIRKDDEVQVVRGHFKGTQFGKVVTVYRSKYVVYIERVQREKANGATVYVGIHPSKVLIVKLKMDKDRKKILDRRAAGKRIAEGKAKGKHTEESVAMETS, from the exons ATGgctaaaatgaacaaattgatttccTCTTCAAGAAGAAAGGCACGTAAACGTCATTTTAATGCTCCATCGCATATTCGTCGCCGTATTATGAGCTCACCATTGAGCAAAGATTTACGACAAAAATACGGTGTTCGATCGATGCCCATCcgaaaagatgatgaagttCAG GTTGTTCGTGGACATTTCAAAGGCACACAATTTGGCAAAGTTGTCACTGTTTATCGTTCCAAATATGTTGTCTATATTGAACGTGTTCAACGTGAAAAAGCCAACGGTGCCACCGTTTATGTTGGTATTCATCCATCAAAg GTTTTAAttgtcaaattgaaaatggataAAGATCGTAAAAAGATTTTGGATAGGCGTGCTGCCGGTAAACGTATCGCCGAAGGAAAAGCAAAAGGAAAACATACAGAAGAATCTGTAGCAATGGAAACTTcttaa
- the RpL13A gene encoding ribosomal protein L13A, producing MPGFKNKALIIDGRGHLLGRLASIVAKSLLQGQKIIVVRCEGINISGSFYRNKLKYLAFLRKKCNVNPARGPYHFRAPSKIFWRVVRGMLPHKTKRGDLALERLRVCEGIPPPFDKKKRLVVPAALRILRLNPRRKYCSVGRLSHEVGWKYQKVIETLEMKRKAKASLHHNRKMTESKLRLQAKKMVADRTTALREVITSYGYEV from the coding sequence ATGCCTGGTTTCAAGAATAAAGCTTTGATTATCGATGGTCGTGGTCATCTTCTTGGTCGACTTGCTTCTATCGTTGCAAAATCATTGTTGCAAggacaaaaaattattgttgtccGTTGTGAAGGAATCAACATTTCGGGTAGCTTTTACCGAAATAAACTCAAATATTTGGCATTTTTACGTaaaaaatgtaatgtaaATCCTGCACGTGGTCCATATCATTTCCGTGCACCATCGAAAATTTTCTGGCGTGTCGTTCGTGGTATGTTGCCGCATAAAACTAAACGTGGTGATTTGGCACTCGAACGTCTTCGTGTATGTGAAGGTATACCGCCACCGTTCGATAAGAAAAAACGTCTGGTTGTTCCAGCTGCATTGCGAATTCTTCGTTTGAATCCACGCCGTAAATATTGTTCAGTGGGCCGATTATCGCATGAAGTTGGTTGGAAATATCAAAAAGTTATCGAAACATTGGAAATGAAACGCAAGGCTAAAGCCAGTTTACATCATAATCGAAAAATGACCGAATCAAAACTTCGTTTGCAAGCCAAGAAAATGGTAGCCGATAGAACAACGGCTTTACGTGAAGTGATCACTTCTTATGGTTATGAAGtttaa